In one Chitinophaga sancti genomic region, the following are encoded:
- a CDS encoding RagB/SusD family nutrient uptake outer membrane protein, whose amino-acid sequence MKKQFLYTLSFAMAFAACKKSFLDKTPESNLSTGSFYTSATDAEEGLTGAYRTMANGNFFQYDNLMNTDGRSDNCYVNGDNTSAEQPLEMFTYVATNTNIQRDWQELYNNIRAVNAVLDAVPSLNSDEWAGTTRKAQILGEARFLRAMNYYWLVTEWGDVPLITSEDNGGNYYPSRATSTEVYAQILNDLKYADSTLPASPYKGQYGRATQGAADAMLAKTYAQMGDYTNSLSYANKVINSGTYALVGNYANLWGAASKNNSEAILEIQYSGSTYSFWGVEMFAYVGSDQWAKRNIGSYDLVQAFKAAGDTLSRYKATFNWQVANASFNSPSGAWDYTKKIPFMNKWPDPSGWNSTDNITLLRLADIILLAAEANNELGNTTQAVTLLDQIRTRAGLKNTTAATKADLATAILNERRLELVNEGTRWNDLMRAEKNGYVNVVTLMNSQKDESGATINYSVNADKHQYLFPIPQQDRLLNRNLSQNSGY is encoded by the coding sequence ATGAAAAAACAATTCTTATATACGCTTTCTTTCGCCATGGCATTTGCTGCCTGCAAAAAGAGCTTTCTCGATAAAACACCTGAATCCAACCTGAGCACCGGTAGTTTCTATACCTCTGCCACAGATGCGGAAGAAGGGCTGACCGGCGCTTACCGCACCATGGCCAACGGTAACTTTTTTCAGTACGATAACCTGATGAATACCGACGGCCGCTCTGACAACTGCTACGTAAATGGTGATAACACCTCTGCAGAACAACCACTGGAAATGTTCACCTACGTAGCCACTAACACCAATATCCAGCGCGACTGGCAGGAACTATACAACAACATCCGTGCGGTAAATGCTGTGCTGGATGCCGTTCCCAGCCTGAACTCTGACGAGTGGGCTGGTACCACCCGCAAAGCACAGATCCTGGGTGAAGCACGTTTTCTGCGTGCGATGAACTACTACTGGTTAGTGACAGAATGGGGCGATGTTCCATTGATCACATCAGAAGATAATGGTGGTAATTATTATCCTTCCCGCGCTACAAGTACCGAAGTATATGCACAGATCTTAAACGATCTGAAGTATGCAGACAGTACATTGCCTGCAAGCCCTTACAAAGGCCAGTATGGCCGTGCTACACAGGGTGCTGCCGATGCAATGCTGGCAAAGACCTATGCACAGATGGGTGACTATACGAACAGTCTTAGCTATGCTAATAAAGTGATCAACAGCGGTACCTATGCATTGGTCGGCAACTACGCCAACCTCTGGGGTGCTGCCAGCAAAAACAACAGCGAAGCAATCCTGGAAATCCAATACTCCGGTAGCACATACAGTTTCTGGGGCGTAGAAATGTTCGCCTATGTCGGATCTGACCAGTGGGCAAAACGTAACATCGGTTCCTACGACCTGGTCCAGGCCTTCAAAGCAGCCGGCGATACGCTGTCACGTTACAAAGCTACGTTCAATTGGCAGGTGGCTAATGCGAGCTTCAACAGCCCTTCAGGTGCATGGGATTATACCAAGAAGATTCCATTTATGAATAAATGGCCTGACCCAAGTGGCTGGAACAGTACAGATAACATCACCCTGTTACGCCTGGCAGATATTATCCTGCTGGCAGCAGAAGCGAATAATGAATTAGGCAATACAACGCAGGCTGTCACCCTGCTGGACCAGATCCGTACCCGTGCAGGATTAAAGAACACTACCGCTGCAACCAAAGCAGACCTGGCAACCGCTATCCTGAATGAAAGGAGACTGGAACTGGTGAACGAAGGCACCCGCTGGAATGACCTGATGCGTGCAGAGAAAAATGGGTATGTGAATGTGGTGACACTTATGAACAGTCAGAAGGATGAATCCGGGGCGACTATCAATTACAGTGTGAATGCTGACAAGCATCAGTATTTATTCCCGATACCACAGCAGGACAGATTGCTGAACAGGAATCTGAGCCA
- a CDS encoding SusC/RagA family TonB-linked outer membrane protein: protein MKKRVTLLTAFLLMLCCQLFAQENSNIRGQIKDSKGNALPGVTIRVKGTNQGTTSKGDGSFSLAVPGTATLEISYVGYTSQEIAVNGRSSINITLTDGKTDLGEVVVIGYGTQKKQDVTSAITSVSTKDISSRPIVSAVEAITGKAPGVQVSVPSGQPGGDLSVKVRGIGSPNGGEPLYVVDGVLASSIKTIDPSTIESISVLKDASAAGIYGAAGSTNGVVMITTKQGSKGAMKVDANVYTGMQQIVKKLDVLNNSQWVDLMTDIHGSKPSLPSFYNLDSTNNKWQDIIYRKAMQTGANVGMSGGSEKGTYYFNVGYLNQDGIMVGSNFNRYSVKLSIDQKPKDWLRIGGNISYNRSYQRSTPQNASTQNGGAVIAALVTPEYIPIKMPAGSPYPGVYGYSNFFSGDNPLSDIWQAENKTISNNLLGNVYTEITLPYNIKYRSQFNAIMEDSRYDWFLNPYTSLYGISLTGAGRENTSEVFRYSWDNTLTYDKHFGKHALNVVVGTSSLEEKIATGSQYGTGFASGSVTTLNGASTNYSIGTGRYNWTTNSYFGRVMYSYADRYLLTATLRADGSSRVGINNRWGKFPAVSVGWKVSQEKFMENVTFVQNLKIRAGYGSTGNLPPYTMLYPTYSLLSAGSAYSWSSGAASPGVSPSSQIGNPNLRWESAKQTNIGFDASFLQSRITFSADYYYKKVDDMIFTQQLPLTTGGATTAVNLPGHDINKGVELSANAVIVDKKDWGWDLSANISFNNNKITGMDSTTSYQTGGVSVGGSKQPIYTGIIKNGYSLGTFWGYKAMGVDPQTGNMVYSANMMDLGNALPKYTYGINTNFHYKNISLDVLFDGVHGNKVYNETRMEIENLTGYTNESASVLRRWKQAGDVTDIPRAKDNGSTNATAAALLQSQISSNYVEDGSFFRLRSATLAYKVDASLLKHIGIAGLRVYATAQNLFTITNYKGYYPEINGFGTGTNNQATNAGSSASLMTLGVDNGTYPAAKTYTLGLNVQF, encoded by the coding sequence ATGAAAAAAAGGGTAACATTGCTGACAGCCTTCCTGTTAATGTTATGCTGCCAATTGTTCGCACAGGAAAACAGCAACATCAGGGGACAAATCAAAGACAGTAAAGGAAACGCCTTACCTGGTGTCACCATCAGGGTCAAGGGCACGAACCAGGGAACCACCAGTAAGGGCGATGGCTCCTTCAGCCTCGCTGTTCCCGGCACCGCCACACTGGAAATTTCTTATGTAGGCTACACCTCACAGGAAATTGCCGTAAACGGTCGTTCCAGTATCAACATCACCTTAACCGACGGTAAAACGGACCTGGGAGAGGTAGTCGTAATTGGCTACGGTACCCAGAAGAAGCAGGATGTCACTTCTGCCATCACCTCCGTATCTACCAAAGACATTTCCAGCCGCCCGATCGTGAGCGCGGTAGAAGCCATCACCGGTAAAGCACCCGGCGTACAGGTATCCGTACCTTCCGGTCAGCCAGGTGGCGACCTCTCCGTAAAAGTTCGCGGTATCGGTAGCCCGAATGGCGGTGAACCACTCTACGTTGTAGACGGGGTACTGGCCAGCAGTATCAAAACCATCGACCCGAGCACCATCGAGTCCATCTCCGTATTGAAAGACGCTTCCGCTGCCGGTATCTATGGCGCGGCCGGTTCTACAAACGGTGTGGTAATGATCACGACCAAACAGGGTTCCAAAGGCGCCATGAAGGTAGACGCGAATGTATACACCGGTATGCAGCAGATCGTCAAGAAACTGGATGTGCTCAATAACAGCCAGTGGGTAGACCTCATGACCGATATCCATGGTTCCAAACCCAGCCTGCCATCTTTCTACAACCTGGATTCTACCAATAATAAATGGCAGGACATCATCTACCGCAAAGCCATGCAAACCGGCGCAAACGTGGGTATGTCCGGCGGCTCTGAAAAAGGTACTTACTACTTCAACGTAGGTTACCTGAACCAGGACGGTATCATGGTGGGTTCCAATTTCAACCGTTATTCCGTAAAACTGAGCATCGATCAGAAACCTAAAGATTGGCTGCGCATCGGCGGTAACATCAGTTACAACCGCTCTTACCAGCGCTCCACTCCGCAGAACGCTTCCACCCAGAATGGTGGTGCGGTGATTGCGGCCCTCGTTACACCTGAATATATTCCTATCAAAATGCCAGCGGGTTCTCCGTATCCCGGCGTGTATGGTTACAGCAATTTCTTCTCTGGTGACAACCCACTGTCCGATATCTGGCAGGCGGAAAACAAAACGATTTCCAACAACCTGCTGGGCAATGTGTACACCGAAATTACCCTGCCATATAATATTAAATACCGTAGCCAGTTCAACGCCATCATGGAAGACTCCCGCTACGACTGGTTCCTGAATCCTTACACCAGTCTGTATGGGATCTCCCTCACCGGTGCCGGCCGCGAAAACACCTCCGAAGTGTTCCGCTATAGCTGGGATAATACCCTGACCTACGATAAGCATTTTGGCAAACATGCCCTGAATGTAGTAGTCGGTACCTCTTCTCTCGAAGAAAAGATCGCTACCGGCAGCCAGTACGGAACCGGTTTCGCATCAGGCTCCGTGACCACACTGAATGGTGCAAGTACAAATTACTCCATCGGTACCGGTCGTTATAACTGGACCACCAATTCTTACTTTGGCCGTGTAATGTATTCTTATGCTGACAGGTACCTGCTCACTGCCACCCTGCGTGCAGATGGTTCCAGCCGTGTAGGTATCAACAACAGGTGGGGTAAATTCCCTGCGGTATCCGTAGGTTGGAAAGTAAGTCAGGAGAAATTCATGGAGAACGTGACCTTCGTTCAAAACCTGAAGATCCGCGCTGGTTATGGTTCCACCGGTAACCTGCCTCCCTATACCATGTTGTATCCAACATATAGTTTGCTGAGCGCTGGTTCCGCCTATTCCTGGAGCTCCGGTGCTGCAAGTCCGGGTGTGAGCCCCAGCAGCCAGATTGGTAACCCTAACCTGCGTTGGGAAAGTGCGAAGCAAACAAACATCGGTTTTGATGCGAGCTTCCTGCAATCAAGGATCACTTTCTCTGCTGACTACTACTACAAGAAAGTGGATGACATGATCTTTACACAGCAGTTGCCACTCACCACAGGAGGTGCTACCACCGCAGTAAACCTGCCTGGTCACGACATCAACAAAGGGGTGGAACTGAGTGCCAATGCAGTGATCGTAGACAAGAAAGACTGGGGTTGGGACCTGAGTGCCAATATCTCATTCAATAATAACAAGATCACCGGCATGGATTCTACCACCTCTTACCAGACAGGCGGTGTATCCGTTGGCGGTAGTAAACAACCGATCTACACAGGCATCATCAAGAATGGTTATTCCCTCGGTACCTTCTGGGGCTACAAAGCCATGGGCGTAGATCCGCAAACCGGTAACATGGTATACAGTGCCAACATGATGGACCTGGGCAATGCATTGCCTAAATATACCTACGGTATCAACACTAATTTCCACTATAAAAATATCTCACTGGATGTACTGTTCGACGGTGTACATGGCAACAAAGTGTACAACGAAACCCGCATGGAGATCGAAAACCTCACCGGTTATACGAACGAAAGCGCATCCGTACTTCGCCGCTGGAAACAGGCAGGTGATGTAACAGACATTCCACGTGCCAAGGACAACGGTAGCACCAACGCTACAGCAGCAGCATTACTGCAAAGCCAGATCTCCAGCAACTATGTAGAGGATGGTTCTTTCTTCCGCCTGCGTAGCGCTACCCTGGCTTACAAGGTAGATGCCTCCCTGCTGAAACACATCGGTATCGCCGGACTGCGTGTATACGCTACCGCGCAGAACCTGTTCACCATTACCAACTACAAAGGATATTATCCTGAGATCAATGGTTTCGGTACAGGTACCAACAACCAGGCTACCAATGCCGGTTCCAGCGCAAGCCTGATGACACTGGGTGTAGATAATGGTACGTACCCTGCAGCAAAGACCTATACCCTGGGCCTGAATGTACAGTTCTAA
- a CDS encoding 7TM diverse intracellular signaling domain-containing protein, translated as MRNWLFCGVYLLFTTIVTGQQIVHIDSSLNEHIFTYAQIEYLNDPHGNLGIHDVTLPAMQSQFRASLESTPQNRELGAVCWYRLHIRHNREADKYYLLEFFDQTIDDITAYLPDTTGHFKQIHLGARYPFAQRWFRHKNFEIPLDNFRNDSAVYYFRIQSSQTADIIIVLRSIDRFVGYALSEYFTFGLFYGMILIFSFYNLIMFIAMRQRQYLYYVLYVMSVALYELCTDGIAYQLLWPNWPIWNQQAFAWPLLTMSIFALLFTSSLLHLKVRQPFLYRLVQLVIAARCLYFLACLFINPYWFNYKFIELLPLAVAFYTGIHVWAKGYRPARFFVLGYAFLFVGFMLKFFIMLGYYWLNFGAISYYSLSCCFILEMFFLSFAVGDKVRLLKRKRDKAHRQMIRQMTENARLKDNLNKELEAQVKARTKEISAQAAEISRMNALLEEHNKQLQTDVEEVSRARALSTSLDFEEFSKIYPDKESCLQFLANLKWTGPYQCRKCGNDHYYPGHQPFSRRCAKCSYEESATAYTIYQNIRIPINKAFYLTFLVYSSKGKISSHKLSEILEIRQSTCWSYATRITKMMEERKKALKNASGQGWSLLVLDEKEDG; from the coding sequence ATGCGTAATTGGCTTTTTTGTGGGGTATACCTGTTATTCACCACTATTGTTACCGGGCAACAAATAGTGCACATCGACAGCTCGCTGAACGAACACATTTTCACCTATGCCCAGATCGAATACCTGAACGACCCGCACGGCAACCTGGGCATCCACGACGTGACGCTGCCTGCCATGCAGTCGCAATTCCGCGCCAGCCTGGAATCCACCCCGCAAAACCGGGAGCTTGGCGCCGTTTGCTGGTACCGCCTCCACATCCGCCACAACCGCGAAGCAGACAAATATTACCTCCTCGAATTCTTCGACCAGACCATAGACGATATCACCGCCTACCTCCCCGATACCACCGGGCATTTCAAGCAGATACACCTCGGCGCCAGGTACCCCTTCGCCCAAAGGTGGTTCCGCCACAAGAACTTCGAAATCCCCCTCGACAATTTCCGGAACGACAGCGCCGTCTATTATTTCAGGATCCAATCCTCCCAGACCGCCGATATCATCATTGTACTCCGGTCCATCGACCGTTTCGTGGGCTACGCCCTCTCCGAATACTTCACCTTCGGCCTGTTCTACGGCATGATCCTCATTTTCAGCTTCTACAACCTGATCATGTTCATCGCCATGCGCCAGCGCCAATACCTGTATTATGTATTATACGTGATGAGCGTAGCCCTCTACGAACTCTGTACAGACGGTATCGCCTACCAGCTGCTCTGGCCCAACTGGCCCATCTGGAACCAGCAGGCCTTTGCCTGGCCATTGCTCACCATGAGCATCTTCGCCCTCTTATTCACCAGTAGCCTGCTGCACCTCAAAGTGCGCCAGCCCTTTCTTTACAGGCTGGTCCAGCTGGTCATCGCCGCCCGCTGCCTTTATTTCCTGGCCTGCCTGTTCATCAACCCCTACTGGTTCAATTATAAATTCATAGAACTCCTGCCCCTGGCTGTCGCCTTCTACACCGGCATCCACGTATGGGCCAAAGGCTACCGGCCGGCCCGCTTTTTCGTACTGGGCTACGCCTTCCTCTTCGTCGGCTTCATGCTCAAGTTTTTCATCATGCTAGGTTATTACTGGCTGAATTTCGGGGCTATCAGTTATTACAGCCTCAGTTGCTGCTTTATATTAGAGATGTTCTTCCTCAGCTTCGCCGTAGGGGATAAGGTACGCCTCCTGAAACGCAAGCGCGACAAAGCTCACCGCCAGATGATCCGGCAAATGACGGAAAACGCCCGCCTGAAAGATAACCTGAACAAGGAACTGGAAGCCCAGGTAAAAGCCAGGACCAAAGAAATCTCCGCACAGGCTGCGGAGATCTCCCGCATGAACGCCCTGCTCGAAGAACACAATAAGCAGCTCCAAACCGATGTGGAAGAAGTAAGCCGTGCCCGCGCCCTCTCTACTTCCCTTGATTTTGAAGAGTTTAGCAAGATCTACCCGGACAAGGAAAGCTGCCTGCAGTTCCTCGCCAACCTGAAATGGACAGGCCCTTACCAATGCCGTAAATGCGGGAACGATCATTATTATCCCGGGCACCAGCCTTTTAGCCGGCGTTGTGCCAAATGCAGCTACGAGGAATCCGCCACCGCCTACACCATTTACCAGAATATCCGCATTCCTATTAATAAGGCGTTCTACCTCACCTTCCTGGTTTACAGCAGCAAAGGCAAGATCTCTTCCCATAAACTGTCCGAAATCCTGGAAATCAGGCAAAGTACCTGCTGGTCCTATGCAACCCGTATCACCAAAATGATGGAGGAAAGGAAAAAAGCCCTTAAAAATGCGAGTGGACAGGGCTGGAGTTTGCTGGTACTGGATGAAAAGGAGGATGGCTGA